The sequence GCACGCTGGCGCGCGACGAGCCGCTGGACACGCGCACGCTGTACCGGGTGCTCATCCAGATGGCGCAGGTGCTGGCCTTCCTGCACTCGCGGCTGTACGTGCACTGCGACATCAAGGCCAGCAACGTGCGCATCACCCGCTCCGGCGCCGTGAAGCTGATGGACTTCGGGGTGATGCACCAGCTCGGCACGCCCAGCCCCGGACGGCTCAAGGGCACGCTGGAGTACCTCGCTCCGGAGTGGCAGCGCGGCGCCAGCATCGACGGGCGCGCGGACCTCTACTCGCTGGGGGTGATGGCCTACTACCTCGTCACGCGCCAGCTGCCCTTCAAGCGCGCCACGCCGGCCGCGCTGCTCGCGGACCACCTGACGCGCCCGCCGCCGAGGCCCTCCACGATTTGCCCCGTGGATCCCGCGCTGGAGGAAATCATCCTCCTGCTGCTGGCCAAGGACCCACGCGAGCGCTTCCAGGACGCCAGCGAGCTGTTGGAGGCGCTCTGCCACGCCAGCGGCGAGCCGCTGCCCGAGGAGCCGCTGTCGGCGCGCGCCAGCTACCTGCACGTGCCCGAAGTCGTGGGGCGCGGCGCGGAGCTGGAAGCGCTGATGAACGGGCTGGCCGAGGCGGACTGGGGCCAGTCGCACGCGGTGCTCATCGGCGCGCCCGCGGGCGTGGGCAAGACGCGGCTGCTCCAGGAGTTCGAGCTGCAGGCCAAGCTGGCGGAGCTGCCCTTCGGACGCGGGCAGTGCCGCGCGGAGGGCCAGGCGCCGCTGGCGCCGATTGCACAGGCGCTGCGCGCCCTGGTGTCGCACACGCCGGTGGAGATGATGGAGCGGCTGTCCCCGAAGCTGGGGCGGCTCCTGCCGGGGCTGGTGGGGCCGGAGGGCGGCCCGGTGCCGCAGGCGGTGGGCGAGGAGAAGCTGGCCTTCTTCGGCGCGCTCGCGGAGTGGGTGCAGGCGCTGGGGCGCCAGATGACGCTGGTGCTGTGCTTCGAGGACCTCCACTGGGCGGACAGCGCCACGCTGGAGGTGCTCAACGTGCTCATCCGCACGCTGCACGGCACGCGCGGCATGGTGGTGGGCACGTTCCGCTCCGGGGAGCTGAGCCGGCTGAGCCTCGCCTTCCAGACGGTGGACGAGAAGCTCACCACGCGCATGGACCTGGAGCCGCTGGCCGCCGAGCACGTGCGCACGCTGGTGGAGCTGGCGCTGCCGGGGCTGTCGGTGCCGCGGGAGTTCGTCACGCGGCTGCACGCCACCACGGGCGGCAACGCCTTCTTCGCCACCGAGTGTCTGCGCGCGCTGGTGGAGGCGGACGCGCTCAAGCGCGTGGGCGGGCGGTGGACCGCGGCGGAGGGGTTGGACACGCGCCCGTTGCCGCCGAGCATCCAGGACGCGGTGCTCGCGCGACTGGCCACCGCGCCGCCGGAGCAGGTGGCGCTGTTGCGCAGGCTGGCGCCCGCGGGACGCAGCCTGGAGCTGCCCATGGTGCGCGCGCTCGCGGACCTGCCCGAGGTGGAGCTGTTCGCGGTGCTGGACGGCATCGTCGAGCGGCAGTTCCTCCAGGAGGTGGAGGGCCGCTACGTCTTCACGCACGACACCGTGCACCAGGCCGTCTACGACAGCACGCCCGAGTCCGAGCGGCGCGTGGCGCACGGGCAGGTGGCGCTGGCGCTGCAGACGCTGCACACGCAGCGGCCGGATTTATCTCGCACGGTGGGCTGGCACTACCTGCGCTCGTCGGAGCCGGAGCTGGCCATTGGCCCGCTGCTGGACGCGGGCCGGGCGGCCATTGAAGCGCAGGCGCTGCTGGAGGCCACGCTGCTCCTGAAGGAGGCGTCGGCGCTGCTGGAGGCCGCGCCGGACTTCCCGGGGCGCGACAGGCTGCTCTTGCGCATCTGGGTGACGATGGTGGAGGTGGGCTACTCGAGCGACCCGCCCACCTCGCTGGCCTTCGTGGAGAAGCTCTTCGCGCACTGGGCGGCCACGGTGGACCTGAAGGAGGGCCAGCAGCAGGCGCGCGTGGACCTCGAGGCGGCGTGCTCCGCGCCGGAGTCCGAGCGTCCCGCGCGGCTGCGCGAGGTGCTGCGCGAGCGCGAGGCGGATGCGTACGCGTCGCCCTCGGACGTCTTCTGGAAGCAGGCGGAGCTGCAGATTCTCCAGGCCATGGCGCTGGCCATCGTCGGGCGCACTGCGGACCTGACGGCGCTGCTGGAGCGCGTGCAGGCCGAGCAGCCGGAGGTGTCGCCGTACCGCGCCGGAGTGCTGCTGTCGCAGGCGGTGCTGTGCGCGTACACGGGCCGCTTCGCGGGCGTGCTGGAGACGCAGTACGAGCAGTTGGTGCGCCTGCGCGGGCTGCGCGAGGCGATGGGCCGGCTCCCCCGGCGCCTGGCGTGGGCGCTCGGCATGGGCGGCTACATGATGAACATGAACCTGGCGCTGCGCGGCGAGCCGCTGGACGCGCAGGCCACGCGCGACGGGTACGCGGTGGCGGAGGCGCACGGGTTCACGGACGTGCGCGCGTTCCACCTGTTCTCGGTGGTGACGCGCGCGGCCTTCACGGGCAACGCCACGGCCTTCGTGCCGGCCTTCACGGAGAAGACGGACCTGGTGCGGCGGCTGGGCAACCCCCGGCTGATGGAGCGCAACCTGGCCATCTTCACGCCGCCCTACTACCTGGAGCGCGGCGAGCACGAGCACGTGGCCGCGGTGGTGGCGCGCGCGGAGACGCTCGCGGGCGTGCTGACCGGAGACCGGTGGTTGCAGTGTCACGTGCAGGTGTATCAGGCCTGCCGCGACGTGCTCTTCGAGGACGCGGCGGCGGCGCGCCAGTCGCTGCCCCGGGCGCTGGAGGCGGCGCGCGAGGGTGGCCTGCGCATGGAGACGCTGCTGCGCGTGTACCAGTCGCGCTTCGAGCGGGAGCAGGGGAATCTGCTGTCCGCGGCCGAGGCGGCGGAGGCCGCGCTCACGCGGGCACTGGACCCGGTGCTCGCCAACCCGTGGGACGAGATCATCGCCCGCCGCGCGGTGGCGGCCCTGCTGCCCGGCGAAGAGGGCACCGTGCACCTGCGGCGCGCGCTGGCGCTGGCGGAGCTGACGGGCAACGTGCTCCAGATGGGGCTCGTGCACCTGGCCCTGGCGGAGCGCGAGCCGGTGACGGAGGCCGCGGTGGTGGAGCTGGAGACCGCGGAGGCGCTCTTCACCGAGGCGCGCGCCACCAGCCTGCTGGCGCAGGCGAGCTCCGTGCGCGGCGTGCTGCAGCGGCGCGCGAGTGTCCGGCAGAGCGCGTGAGTGCTCGACACGGGGGCGGGTGCTCACGCTGACGAGCGCCCCTCGACGGTGCTCGCATGTGAGACGGGGCAGGTGGCTGCCCGGCGTGGAGAGGCTGGCCGCTGTTGCTGACGAGCACTTTCTCGGTGCCGCATGATGGGTGCGCCCGAGCGCGTCGCGAGGTCCTCTGGCCGGTGGCCCGTGCGCTCATGCAACTGTGCGGACCCCGGGACGCTCGTGCTGTGCCTCTCGCCTGCTGGCGGCGGCGCTAGAGTAGCCGCATGGCCCCAGCTCCCCTGCGCTTCTGTCTGGACTACCTGTCCCCGTACGCCTACCTCGCCTGGACGCGCATGCCCGCCATTGCCGCTCGCCATGGCCGTGTGGTGGAGCCCGTGCCGGTGCTGCTGGCGGGCCTGCTCAATGCGCTCGGCAACGTGGGGCCGGCGGAGATTCCGCCCAAGCGCGTCTACGTCTTCAAGCACACGTCCCGCATCGCCCACGGCTTCGGCGTGCCGCTGGTGCCGCCGCCGTCGCATCCGTTC comes from Pyxidicoccus parkwaysis and encodes:
- a CDS encoding protein kinase domain-containing protein, with amino-acid sequence MGTVVTGRYQVEGLLGEGGMGRIWLAADLHEKRRVALKEMQVPAGLTAGKTEELVLMFRHEFFAMKKLQHPGTLKVFDWGMTEAGNRFITMEVVDGKDLSTLARDEPLDTRTLYRVLIQMAQVLAFLHSRLYVHCDIKASNVRITRSGAVKLMDFGVMHQLGTPSPGRLKGTLEYLAPEWQRGASIDGRADLYSLGVMAYYLVTRQLPFKRATPAALLADHLTRPPPRPSTICPVDPALEEIILLLLAKDPRERFQDASELLEALCHASGEPLPEEPLSARASYLHVPEVVGRGAELEALMNGLAEADWGQSHAVLIGAPAGVGKTRLLQEFELQAKLAELPFGRGQCRAEGQAPLAPIAQALRALVSHTPVEMMERLSPKLGRLLPGLVGPEGGPVPQAVGEEKLAFFGALAEWVQALGRQMTLVLCFEDLHWADSATLEVLNVLIRTLHGTRGMVVGTFRSGELSRLSLAFQTVDEKLTTRMDLEPLAAEHVRTLVELALPGLSVPREFVTRLHATTGGNAFFATECLRALVEADALKRVGGRWTAAEGLDTRPLPPSIQDAVLARLATAPPEQVALLRRLAPAGRSLELPMVRALADLPEVELFAVLDGIVERQFLQEVEGRYVFTHDTVHQAVYDSTPESERRVAHGQVALALQTLHTQRPDLSRTVGWHYLRSSEPELAIGPLLDAGRAAIEAQALLEATLLLKEASALLEAAPDFPGRDRLLLRIWVTMVEVGYSSDPPTSLAFVEKLFAHWAATVDLKEGQQQARVDLEAACSAPESERPARLREVLREREADAYASPSDVFWKQAELQILQAMALAIVGRTADLTALLERVQAEQPEVSPYRAGVLLSQAVLCAYTGRFAGVLETQYEQLVRLRGLREAMGRLPRRLAWALGMGGYMMNMNLALRGEPLDAQATRDGYAVAEAHGFTDVRAFHLFSVVTRAAFTGNATAFVPAFTEKTDLVRRLGNPRLMERNLAIFTPPYYLERGEHEHVAAVVARAETLAGVLTGDRWLQCHVQVYQACRDVLFEDAAAARQSLPRALEAAREGGLRMETLLRVYQSRFEREQGNLLSAAEAAEAALTRALDPVLANPWDEIIARRAVAALLPGEEGTVHLRRALALAELTGNVLQMGLVHLALAEREPVTEAAVVELETAEALFTEARATSLLAQASSVRGVLQRRASVRQSA